The following coding sequences are from one Shewanella putrefaciens window:
- a CDS encoding EAL domain-containing protein → MLRKLSLAVLIPLCMLILYLVLVIGEYLYESDQIRSELAGRQVTQIKQQLLRMQAVVQSAQVLQDIERIEQEVSLAALDMNTMVYILVDMDSRIRFANHTVWRDSNAIQVIDGYDVVRHHTVAQSSLPQVSVNMERLTIQAYYPVISQYPGAVELIYLESDLAPLVSEASAKLQQRFIRVWGLGGLLLIGFTLILYFLLIKPFRILSESAKHIGTPEFSTQIPWSSSEVLSLQSSLQEVHARLGRAVKQLNDSEQRWLFAVEGSRNGIWDWDISTGEVFLSDRWKEMIGYAPDELECVFKTWESRLHPEDRETVLDCLQEYISGKSKEFESVHRLRHRDGHYIWVLDRGMLVDWDHLGRPMRMIGIHVDVSESEKNHAAIAELVEHSVAGHRMLPAVFMERLSQFLTQEDNSGHWGGLFFIEVESLGVMNSLTSHEAERLFTQIGARLSSYFTDNIIVGHLGLGRFTLLAKELSIDAEVAARRTLALATELRQIIARPFHYRDHHFELNANVGIYLLDPVETLEPLLVIRRAELAQKHAKLLGQCGCAFYHSELDVRQSRDELLQHELKLAIEHEKLSLMFQPIVNVAGEILSAEVLSRWYLANGDVVPPSEFIALAERCGLIAGLDLSVAKRICILLQQADEQGLSLPRITINISALSFCQIDFIEHLIALIRTYSIRTNQLGIELNESALLLQDAFVNERITQLVEIGVPVILDNFGSGHAALSCLNQYPISEVKLDLSCVASITSTQIWQKALIQSVLPFDLCLVAKGIESAQQQQIFTALGCHAYQGYYYSRALNFADFKQLFHSNSLLRSV, encoded by the coding sequence ATGCTTAGAAAACTTTCACTCGCAGTTCTAATTCCTCTTTGTATGCTAATACTTTATTTGGTGTTAGTCATAGGAGAGTATTTGTATGAGAGTGATCAAATACGCAGTGAGCTCGCTGGACGTCAGGTTACTCAAATAAAACAACAGCTTTTGAGAATGCAGGCGGTTGTACAATCGGCACAAGTTTTACAGGATATTGAGCGTATAGAACAAGAGGTATCATTGGCTGCACTGGATATGAACACAATGGTGTATATATTGGTGGATATGGATAGTCGGATCCGCTTTGCTAATCATACCGTTTGGCGCGATAGTAATGCTATTCAAGTTATTGATGGTTATGATGTTGTTCGACATCATACCGTTGCTCAATCCTCTCTCCCGCAAGTATCTGTCAATATGGAGCGTTTAACGATTCAGGCTTATTATCCTGTTATTTCTCAATACCCTGGTGCAGTTGAATTAATTTACCTCGAATCTGACTTGGCTCCTTTAGTTTCAGAAGCCTCTGCTAAGTTACAACAGCGATTTATCCGTGTATGGGGCTTGGGTGGATTGCTATTGATTGGTTTTACTCTCATTTTATATTTTTTATTAATTAAGCCATTTCGGATTTTAAGTGAAAGTGCAAAGCATATAGGTACACCTGAATTTTCAACTCAGATCCCTTGGAGTTCTTCAGAGGTTTTGTCACTGCAAAGCAGTTTACAGGAGGTACATGCCCGTTTGGGACGTGCAGTAAAACAGCTAAATGACAGTGAGCAGCGTTGGCTATTTGCCGTTGAGGGATCTCGTAATGGTATTTGGGATTGGGATATTAGCACTGGTGAAGTATTTCTTTCCGATCGTTGGAAAGAGATGATTGGTTATGCCCCTGATGAATTAGAGTGTGTTTTTAAGACTTGGGAGTCGCGGCTGCATCCGGAAGACCGAGAGACTGTTTTAGATTGTTTGCAGGAATATATTAGCGGTAAAAGTAAAGAGTTTGAGAGTGTCCATCGACTGCGGCATCGTGATGGTCATTATATATGGGTGCTCGATCGTGGCATGCTTGTTGATTGGGATCATTTAGGCCGTCCAATGCGGATGATAGGTATCCATGTTGATGTATCTGAAAGTGAGAAAAACCATGCAGCAATTGCAGAGTTAGTTGAACATTCAGTTGCAGGGCATCGAATGTTACCAGCAGTATTCATGGAACGTTTGTCCCAATTTCTGACTCAAGAAGATAATTCTGGTCATTGGGGAGGATTATTTTTTATTGAGGTTGAGAGTTTAGGGGTAATGAACTCGCTAACTTCACATGAAGCTGAGCGTTTATTTACACAGATTGGCGCGAGACTCTCGAGCTACTTCACAGACAATATTATTGTTGGACATTTGGGGTTAGGGCGTTTCACCTTGCTTGCTAAAGAATTGTCGATTGATGCAGAAGTGGCTGCACGTCGAACTCTAGCCCTAGCGACTGAGTTGAGGCAAATCATTGCAAGACCATTTCATTACAGAGATCATCACTTTGAATTAAATGCCAATGTCGGTATTTATCTGCTCGATCCAGTAGAAACATTAGAGCCCCTACTTGTGATACGCCGCGCCGAGCTAGCCCAAAAACATGCAAAACTGTTAGGGCAATGCGGTTGCGCTTTTTATCATTCGGAGTTAGATGTACGTCAGAGCCGTGATGAGCTGTTACAACATGAGCTTAAGTTAGCGATAGAACATGAAAAGCTATCATTAATGTTTCAACCGATTGTGAATGTAGCGGGCGAAATTCTCTCTGCAGAAGTGTTATCACGTTGGTATTTAGCTAATGGTGATGTTGTTCCTCCTTCTGAGTTTATTGCTCTTGCTGAACGTTGTGGTTTGATTGCAGGGTTAGATTTAAGCGTTGCTAAACGAATATGTATATTATTACAGCAAGCAGATGAGCAGGGTTTATCTCTTCCTCGTATAACGATCAATATTAGCGCGTTATCATTTTGTCAGATTGATTTTATTGAGCATTTAATTGCTTTGATTCGTACGTATTCAATTCGTACTAATCAACTTGGCATTGAATTAAATGAATCTGCACTACTCTTACAAGATGCTTTTGTGAATGAACGTATTACCCAGTTAGTGGAGATTGGGGTGCCAGTCATTCTAGATAACTTTGGTTCAGGTCACGCTGCGTTAAGCTGCTTAAATCAGTATCCGATAAGCGAAGTAAAGTTAGATCTGAGTTGTGTCGCTTCTATTACCTCGACGCAGATATGGCAAAAAGCATTAATTCAATCAGTATTACCATTCGACCTATGCTTAGTGGCTAAAGGTATAGAGTCAGCACAGCAACAACAGATATTTACGGCATTAGGTTGCCATGCTTATCAAGGCTATTATTATAGCCGAGCACTAAATTTTGCTGATTTTAAACAACTTTTCCATTCGAATTCTTTGTTGCGTAGCGTTTAA
- a CDS encoding alpha/beta fold hydrolase, which yields MSQAKATFSTEHDLNTSEQQAFWQTVVQDTLATADGVMLAYMMVKHPQAHTAIVLSSGRVESYLKYQELIFDLYQQGYSVYAIDHRGQGLSDRMTINPHMGHVRRFNDYIDDFALFMQKIVLPQNDKQLMLLGHSMGGAIGTLYLKQHPDIFTAAAFSAPMYGIKLPMPKGFVRWLASKLDTTLNGGEPNYVLAGQNYKPVPFKGNELTHSQTRYQAYRELYDAAPKLQLGSPTNRWLTESLDAADTCVLATAQIRTPILILQASEDKIVDNAAQNLAVSTHCQLKVIAGAAHEIFMEKDACRNQALNYALDFFKRYATKNSNGKVV from the coding sequence GCCAAGCCAAAGCGACATTTTCAACTGAACACGATTTAAATACCTCAGAGCAGCAAGCCTTCTGGCAAACCGTTGTCCAAGATACGCTGGCCACTGCCGACGGCGTCATGCTGGCCTATATGATGGTAAAACATCCCCAAGCGCATACCGCAATTGTTCTCAGCAGTGGTCGAGTCGAGTCCTATTTAAAGTATCAAGAATTGATCTTCGACTTATACCAACAGGGTTACTCTGTTTATGCCATAGATCATCGTGGCCAAGGGCTATCGGATCGAATGACAATCAACCCACATATGGGACACGTGCGAAGATTTAATGATTATATCGATGACTTTGCTCTATTTATGCAGAAGATAGTGTTACCACAAAACGACAAACAACTCATGCTACTCGGCCATTCAATGGGTGGCGCGATTGGCACTTTGTATCTCAAACAGCATCCCGATATTTTTACTGCGGCGGCATTTTCGGCGCCCATGTATGGCATTAAATTACCTATGCCCAAAGGGTTCGTGCGTTGGTTAGCCAGTAAACTCGATACCACACTCAATGGCGGCGAGCCTAATTATGTGCTTGCAGGACAAAACTATAAACCTGTTCCATTCAAAGGGAATGAGCTAACTCACAGCCAAACCCGATACCAAGCCTACCGAGAATTGTATGATGCCGCGCCTAAGTTACAACTCGGTTCACCCACTAACCGTTGGTTGACTGAATCTTTAGATGCCGCAGATACTTGCGTACTGGCAACGGCACAAATTCGCACTCCGATACTGATACTGCAAGCGAGTGAAGATAAGATTGTTGATAATGCGGCCCAGAATCTCGCCGTGAGTACCCATTGCCAATTGAAAGTAATCGCTGGGGCTGCCCATGAGATTTTTATGGAAAAAGACGCCTGCCGAAACCAAGCCTTAAACTATGCACTCGATTTTTTTAAACGCTACGCAACAAAGAATTCGAATGGAAAAGTTGTTTAA